The region CGTATCGAGTTCGGTCGACGTACCGGGGGCGGTTGACGGTTTCGGTGGGCGCCCGACGGTACGCAGGGCGAGCCGGAGGGCGTACTCGATCTGGGCGTTGACGCTGCGCAGGTCGTCGGTGGCCCACCGGGCGACCGCGTCGTAGACCTGCGGATCGAGCCGGAGCAGGAGTTTCTTGCGCTCGGCCATCAGCCGGACCGCCTCTAGCTGTAGAGGGAACCGGCGTTGACAACCGGCTGGGCGGCCCGGTCGCCGCAGAGTACGACCAGCAGGTTCGCCACCATCTGTGCCTTGCGCTCCTCGTCCAGGTCCACCACGTGCTCCTCGCGCAGCTTGTCCAGGGCCAGCGAGACCATACCGACCGCGCCCTCCACGATCTTGAAACGGGCGCCGACGATCGCACTGGCCTGCTGGCGGGCCAGCATCGCCTGGGCGATCTCCGGGGCGTAGGCGAGGTGCGTGGTACGCGATTCGAGCACCTCGACGCCGGCCATCTCGGACCGCTCCCGCAACTCGTGGGTCAGCTCCTCGCTGACCACCGCGCTGTCGCGCAGGCTGGCCCGACCGGAGTCGTGCGCCTCGTACGGGTAGCTGGTGGCCAGGTGCCGGACGGCCGACTCGGCCTGCACGGCGACGTACTCGACGTGGTCGTCGACGGCGAACACGGCCTTGGCCGCGTCGACCACCCGCCAGACGACAACGGCGGCGATCTCGACCGGGTTGCCGTCGGCGTCGGAGACTTTGAGCCGGGCGGTCTCGAAGTTGCGCACCCGCAGCGTCACCTGGGTACGGGCGGTCAGCGGCAGGGTCCAGTGGAATCCGGCCTCGCGGATGGTGCCGACGTAGCGGCCGAAGAACTGCACCACCTGCGCGTTGTTGGGGTTGACGATGGTGAACCCGGTGCCGGCCAGGGCAGCCAGTACGGCGTAGCCGACGGCGGTGGCGATGATCGCCTGGTCGCTGCCGCTCGCGGCGAGCACGACGGCCGCGATGGCGGCGAGCACGACCAGCACCGCGACCATGAGGAATCCGGACATCCGGAAGACCACTCGCTCCATGACATCTCCTTAGTAGCAAAGTGATATCACCACGATAGCGAGCGGCCGCACGACGGACAACCCCATATCCCTACCGCTTCGGCTCGACGTCCAGCGCCGGCTCGGGTTCGGTGAGGGCGAGCTTGCGGGTGGCGATCCGCCACCCGATCGCGTACACCACGGTGACCAGGCCACAGCCGGCCAGCACCACCCGCTCATCGACGTGGTCCACCACCGCCGCGACCGCGAGCTGGCTGATCGAGATGGCGAACGTGGCCAGCATCAGGTCGGTGGCGAACACCCGGCCACGCAGCCGGTCCGGCACCTCGCCCTGCAACGCGAAGTTGGAGAGCACCCAGTTGCTGCCACCGGCGAAATGGGCCACGAAGACCAGCGCCAGCACCAGCGGGAACCAGTTGACCAGGGAAACCCCGAGGTAGGCCAGGCCGTAGCCGGACATCGACAGGGCCAGGCCGGGCAGCAGCCAGGACCGCCGGGTGAGCACCCGACGCATCAGCACCGGTCCGGCCACCGCACCGGCGCCACGGGCGGCGAAGAGCAGGCCGGCGCCGAGCGCGCCGACCCCGTACACGCCGGCCAGCAGCGGGAACACGGTCAGCACACCGTTGCCGAGGCCGACCGCCGACTTGACCGTGACCAGGGCCCGCAGCCGGGGCCGGGCCGAGATGTAGCGCAACGCCTCGCCCAGCGCCGCCCAGCCCCGCTGCGCCGGTTCGCCGTGGTCGCGCGGGGCCTGCAACGGGCGGCGGATCAACCCGGCCAGACCGGCCGCGCCGGCCAGCGCCGCCGCCGCGATCCAGAAACACGCGTACGGTCCGACGACCTCGCTGAGCAGCCCACCGAGCGACGCCCCGACCACCGCCATGGTGCCCCAGGCCGCGCCGGCGACCGCGTTGCCGGCGGCCAGGTCCTCGGGGGCGAGCACGTTCGGCAGGGCGGCCTGGGCGGCGGGCGAGTAGAACGCCTTCGACACCGCGACCGCACCGATCGCGACCAGCGCCAACCAGGCGGTGTCGGCACTGCGTACCCAGAGCAGCAGCAGGATCGCCACCAGCGCGGCCAGGTTCGCCACCATCATGATCTTCTTGCGGTCGATCCGGTCGGCGATCATCCCGCTGTACGGCAGCATCAGCGCGGTCAGCCCGGTGTCGACGGCCAACACCAGCGCGCCCCACACACCGCTGCCGGTGAGCTGTGGCAGCAGCACCAGCAACGGCACCATGACGAACCAGTCGGCGCCGAAGACCACGAGTTCGGCGCAGAACAGGTTCCGGAAGTCACGGTTTCGGGCCAGGACCCGCAGCGGAGACGACGACACGGACCCGGACCCTACCCGGAGGTGAACGGCCCACAGACGGGTCGTCCCGGGCCGGTGATCTACACCGACCCGGGACGACCCGGACTAGCCCAACCGCTCGTTGCCCGGACTACTCAGCCGGTGGCAGCGGCGAACGCCGGGTCTTCGGCAGCCGGAGCACCTCGAACTGGTCCGTACCGTCGATCAGCGCACCCGACGGCCTGGGCGCCGCGTCGACGCCGAACCGACCCGCGTCGGTCGAGTTGCCGGCCGTACCGGTCGCCGGCGCACCGGCGCCGACCAGCACCGGCTCGGGAGCCGAGCCGGACGGGGCATCGCCCTTGGCCAGGTTGCGCCGCTCCCGGCGCCGCTCCCGCCGGCCCTCCACCATCGTGTAGAGGGTCGGCACCAGGACCAGGGTGAGCAGGGTGGAGCTGAGCAGGCCACCGATCACCACGACCGCCAGCGGCTGGGAGATGAAGCCGCCCTCGCCGGTGAGGCCGAGTGCCATCGGCAGCAGGGCGAAGATGGTCGCGATGGCGGTCATCAGGATCGGCCGCAACCGGCGCCGGGCCCCTTCGACCACCGCGTCCTGGACGCTCAGGCCCTGCTCCCGGTACTGGTTGATCAGATCCAGCAGCACGATCGCGTTGGTCACCACGATGCCGACCAGCATCAGCACACCGATCAGGGCCGGTACGCCCAGCGGCGTCCCGGTGACCAGCAGCAGGCCGATCGCACCGGTGGCCGCGAACGGGATCGAGACCAGCAGGATCAGCGGCTGGATCAGGCTCCGGAAGGTCGCCACCATGATCACGAAGACGATCGCGATCGCGGCGAGTACGGCCAGCCCCAGGTCGGCGAAGGCGTCGGCCTGCTCGGCGCTGACCCCGCCGATGGCGAAGCTCGCCCCCGGCACCTCCAGCGCGTCCAGCTTCTTCTGCAACTCGGCGCTGGTGGCGCCGAGGTTCGCGCCGGTGGCCGTACCGGTGACGGTGACACTGCGCTCGCCGTCGATCCGGGTGATCGAGACCGGGCCCGCCACCTCGTTGACGACGGCCAGGTCACCGAGCTTCGCCGGGCCGATCGGAAGCGCCTTGAGCTCATCGACGGTGGCCGGGCTCGCGCCGAAGCGCAGCACCACGTCCTGCTGATCGTTGTCGAGCGATACCTGCCCGAGCGGGCTGCCCCGGAATGCCTGCCCCACGAGCTGGCCGACGGCCGCCTCGGAGAGCCCGAACTGGGCCGCCTTGGCCCGGTCCACCGCGACGTCGATCCGCGGTGCGCTGTCGGCCAGGCTCGTCTCGACGTCCTCGACGTCCGGGGTGTCGGCCACGAGCTTGCGTACCTGCTCGGTCGCCTGCGCCAGTATGGTGTTGTCGGACGCCTGGACGATCACGGCGAGCTGGTTGGTCGACTGGCTGCCGCCGCCGAAGGTGATCTCACCGGCATTGCTCAGCTTGTCGAACTCCGCCCGCAGGCTGTCCCGCAGCGGTCCGGCCTCGGTGCCCTCGTGCAGCGCCACCGAGAAGCTCGCGCTGGCGCCGCCACCGCCGCCCTCCCACGGGTTGCCCCCGCCACCGGCGGTGACCTGGTACGTCTCGACCCCGTCGGTCCGGGCCAGGATCCCCTCGACCTGCTTGGCCGCGGCGTCGGTGGTGGCCAGGCTGCTGCCGACCGGCAGCTTCTGGCTGATGCTGAGGGTGTCCTGGCCGGAGTCGTCCAGGAAGTTCGTCTTGAGCTGGGTGGAGAGGCCGAACGTCGCGAAGAGCACCACCAGCCCGATCGCCACCGTGGCCCAGCGACGCGTGGTCGCGAAGTCGATCACCGGCAGGTAGGCCCGCTGGAGCGGACTGCGCAGTTCCTTCTCCTCGGCCGCCGCGCGTACCGCCGCCTCGCCGGCGCCACCGGCGGCCGGCTTCAGGAACCAGTACGCCAGCACCGGGATGACGGTCAGCGAGACCACCAGCGAGGCGAGCAGCGCCACCGTGACGGTGATCGCGAACGGGGCGAAGATCTGCCCGACGAAGCCGCCGACCAGGGCGATCGGCGCGAACACCGCGACCGTGGTGAGGGTGGAGGCGGTCACCGCGCCGGAGACCTCGCGGACGCCGGTGATGATGGCCCCGCGCTTGTCCTCGCCGTACCCGAGGTGTCGTTTGATGTTCTCCAGGACGACGATCGAGTCGTCCACCACCCGGCCGACCGCGATGGTCAGCGCGCCGAGGGTGAGCAGGTTGAGCGAGTATTCGCCGATCCAGAGCGCGATCAGCGCGACCATCACGGAGAGCGGGATCGAGACCGCGGTGACCAGGGTGGACCGCACCGACAGCAGGAACACCAGGATGACCAGGACCGCCATCACCAGGCCGAGCAGGCCCTCGGTGGTCAGGCTTTCGATCGACTTCTCGACGTACGGTGCCTGGTCGAAGACGACCGTCAGGTCGGCGCCGGATGCCTGACCGAGGTCGGCGAGCCGGTCCCGGATCTCGTGCGAGATCTGCACCGCGTTGCCGTCCGGCGACGCGGTGACCTGGATGCCGAGGCTCTCCTTGCCGTTGGTCCGGGTGAACGCGGTCGCCGCGGCGACCTGCTTCTCCACGGTGGCGATGTCGCCGAGCCGAACCGCCGGGGCGCCCGGAGTGGACGGGCTGACGAAGATGCCGCGCAGGTCGTCGATGGTGCCGATCCGGGTACCGATCTGCACCGTACGGGCCTGGGTGCCGTCGACCAGGGTGCCGGCCGGGATGGCCACCCCGTTCGTCTGGAGCGCGGTGCCGATGGCGGTCGGCGCGATGCCGAGCCCGGCGAGCTTGGCCGGGTCGGGGGTGATCACGACCTGCTGGTCGGGCGCACCGGTCACCTCGACCGTGCGGACCCCGTCGATCCCCTCGATCTCGGGTACGACGGTGGCGCGCAACTTGTCGGCGAGCGCCTGCCGGTCCCCGCCGCCGCTGGCGGCCAGTACGACGGCGGGCAGGTCGTCGGTGCTACCGGCGAAGACCAGCGGGTCGACGCCCTCGGGCAGCTGGGTGCTGATCCGGTTGAGCGCGGTCTCCATCTTGTTGACCATGCCGTCGAGGTCGCTGCCGAACTCGTACTCGACCTGGACGGTGGTGGCGCCCTCACGCGAGGTCGAGGTGACCTTGGTGAGACCGGCGACGCCCTGGATGCTGTTCTCGATCGGCTCGGTGACCTGGGCTTCGACGATCTCGGGCGAGGCGCCCGGGTAGCTGGCCACGATGAACGCCGCCGGGAACTCCAGCGACGGTAGGAGTTGCTGCTTCAGCGAGGGGACGGCGAACACCCCGAAGCCCGTGATCACCACCGCGATGAGGGCGACCAGCCCTCGGTTGGCGAGACTGAGCCTGGCAAACAACGACATGGGCGAGCTCTCCTGGGGAAGTCAGGGCGCGACACGAATATTTTGCCTGACACGAACAATTCGCGTGAGGCCGGGGGGCCTGCTAACGTCCGGTGGCCAGTGGCACGACCTCCGTCACCGCCACCACCGCGACGGCGAGGAGGCGGGCGAAGCGTTGGGCGATCGGTCCCGGCTCATCGCGGCCATCATGGATGGTCAACGTCGGATGCAACACGTGTTCGCCTCCGACCGCTCCAATCCGCTCCTCTCGCTGCACCTGACCCTGCCGCAGCTGAAAATCCTGCTCCTGCTCGCACACAGCGGCAGCGCTTCCGGCCGGGAACTGTCCGGCAGCGTCGGGGTCAGCCTGGCGACCATGACCGGCATCGTCGACCGTCTGGTCACCCAGGATCTCGTCGTACGGGGTGAGGACCCACGCGATCGGCGGGTCCGCCGGGTCGAGCTGAGCCCGTCCGGCCGCAAGCTCATGGAGGGCATCCTGACCGCCGGCAACGCCCGGATGCAAAGCCTCCTCAGCCGGCTCTCAGTCGACGAGCTGGCGACCGTCGAACGGGCCACCGCCCTGCTGCTCGACGCGGCCATCGCCGAGCACCGCGAAGCCGGGTCCGTGGCCGTACCCGGTGACCGGCCGGACCCGGCCCGAGAAGACCGGTCCACCGACCGGTAGCGCCGGCCGTGGGTGAGCCGGCGCCGAGGTCGATACAGGGCGGAAAACCGCTGGTCAGACCAGGTCGAGCGCGCGGGCGGCGGCGATCGGGTCATTGCCGATGGTGGTCGGCGACGGTGCGGTGGAGATGGCCCACTCCGGATCCTTCAGCCCGTGCCCGGTGACCGTGCAGACGATCGTCGAGCCGGCCGGAACCGTACCCGCCTCGGCCTGCTGGAGCAGGCCCGCGACACTGGCCGCGCTGCCGAGTTCCACGAACGCGCCCACCTCACGGGCAAGCAACCGGTACGCGGCCAGGATCTCCCGATCGGTCACCGCGGCGATCAGCCCGCCCGAGGCGTCCCGCGCGTCCAGCGCCCCGGTCCAGCTCGCCGGGTTGCCGATCCGAATGGCGGTGGCGATGGTCGACGGCTCGCGTACCGCCTCGCCGTTGACGATCGGGGCGGCGCCGGCCGCCTGGAAGCCGTACATCCTGGGGTGTCGGGTGGCGTTGCCGGCCGCCACGTCCTCCCGGTAGCCCAACCAGTACGCGGTGATGTTGCCGGCGTTGCCGACCGGCAGGCAGTGGATGTCCGGTGCGTCGCCGAGCGCCTCGACGATCTCGAAGGCGGCGGTCTTCTGGCCGTGCACCCGGTCCGGATTGACCGAGTTGACCAGGGCCACCGGGTAGTCCTGGGCGAGCTTGGAGGCGAGCGCCAGGCAGTCGTCGAAGTTTCCGTCGACCTGCAACAGCTTCGCCCCGTGGACCAGCGCCTGGGCCAGCTTGCCCAGCGCGATCTTGCCCTGCGGCACCAGCACCGCGCAGCTCAGCCCGGCCCGTGCGGCGTACGCGGCGGCCGAGGCGCTGGTGTTGCCGGTCGAGGCGCAGATGATCGCCTTGTTGCCGGTCTCGACCGCGCGGGAGACCGCCACGGTCATCCCCCGGTCCTTGAACGAACCGGTCGGGTTGGCCCCCTCCACCTTCAGGTAGACGTCACAGCCGGTACGGGCGGAGAGCACCGGCGCGGGCAGCAACGGGGTGTTCCCCTCGTGCAGCGTGACGACGGGTGTGGCGTCGGTGACCGGCAGCCGGTCCCGGTAGGTCTCGATCAAACCCCGCCACATGTCGATCTCCTCGTCGATGCGTTGCCGCCTGGGGGCGGACGCCGGGTGAAGGTGGGTCAAGCGTGACCCAGGGTGCCGGCGGCCGTGCCCGCGCACCCATCGTTACCCATCTGGCGGGACACCGCCGCCCCGCCCCCGGCCCCCGACCGGGCGCGCCGGCCGATCGACTCAGACCCCGCCCTCGACCCGCAGGACGCTGGCGATCGAACGGACGATGTCGAGACCGCGCAACTCCTCGACGGTGGCGGCGAGCGCGGCATCCGGCGCGGCGTGGGTGACGATCACCAGGATCGCGTCACCGCCCCGCCCGGCGGTCGCCGTACCGCTGGTGCTCGCGGACGCCTGCCGGACGGTCGCGATCGACACCTCGTGCCGGGCGAAGACCCCGGCCACGGTGGCCAGCACACCGGCGCGGTCGGCCACGTCGAGGCTGATGTGGTAGCGGGTGACCGCCTCACCCATCGGCCGGATCGGCAGCGCCGCATACGCCGACTCGCTGGGCGTACTGACGCCGGCCAGCCGGTTGCGGGAGACCGCCACCACGTCGCCGAGCACCGCGCTCGCGGTCGGCGCACCGCCGGCACCCCGGCCGTAGAACATCAACTGCCCGGCCGAGACCGCCTCCACGAAGACCGCGTTGAACGCGTCCCCGACGCTGGCCAGCGGGTGGCTGCGCGGGATCATCGCCGGGTACACCCGGACACCGATCGACTCCGCGCCGGTGGAGTCCGGGCCACGCGAGGCGATGCAGAGCAGCTTGATCGTGCAGCCCATGGCGTTGGCGCTGGCCACGTCGGCGGCGGTGACCTCGGTGATGCCCTCGCGGTAGACGTCGGCCGCGCTGACCCGGGTGTGGAAGGCCAGCGAGGCGAGGATCGCGGCCTTCGCCGCCGCATCGAAGCCCTCCACGTCGGCGGTCGGGTCGGCCTCGGCGTACCCCAGTTCGGTGGCCTCGTCGAGGGCCTCGGCGAAGCCGGCACCGGTGGCGTCCATGGCCGAGAGGATGAAGTTGGTGGTGCCGTTGACGATGCCGGTGACCCGGGTGATCGTGTCGCCCTGCAACGACTCGCGCAGCGGGCGCAGCAGCGGGATCGCCCCGGCGACCGACGCCTCGTAGTAGAGGTCGGCACCGCTCTCCGCGGCGGCGTCGTGCAGCGACCCGCCGTCCTCGGCGAGCAGCGCCTTGTTCGCGGTCACCACGCTCTTGCCCGCCCGCAGCGCCTCGACCAGCCAGGTACGGGCCGGCTCGATGCCGCCGACCATCTCCACCACCACGTCGACGTCGTCCCGTTTGACCAGGCCGAGCGCGTCGGTGGTGAAGACCGCCGGATCGACCGGGAGGTCACCCCGGTTGCGGCCCTTTCGGCGTACGGCGATGCCGGCGATCTCCAGCGGCGCGCCGATCCGGGCGGCGAGGTCGACGGCCTGCTCGTGCAGCAGCCGGACCACCTCGCTGCCGACCGTGCCACAACCGAGCAGCGCCAAGCGGACAGGCTTCGTCATCCCACATCCAATGCCAGCAGATCGTCTTCGGTCTCCCGCCGGACGATCACGCGTGCCTCGTCGCCACGGACCGCCACCACCGGGGGCCTCGGGACATGGTTGTAGTTGCTGGCCATGCTCCGGCAGTAGGCACCCGTGCCGGGCACGGCGAGAAGATCTCCGGGCCGTACGTCGGCGGGCAAGAATTCATCCTTCACCACCACATCCCCGGACTCGCAATGCTTTCCCACCACACGGGCCAGGATCGGCTCGGCGGCCGAGCGCCGGCCGGCCAGCGTCGCCGAGTACGAGGCGCCGTACAAAGCGGTACGGATGTTGTCACTCATCCCGCCATCCACGCTCACGTACGTCCGCAGCCCATCGACGTCCTTGACCGTGCCGACCTCGTACGCGGTGAACATGGCCGGGCCGATGATCGCGCGGCCGGGCTCGAAGCTCAGGTGCGGCTTGGCCAGCCGCAGCCCCTCACACTCCCCGTCGACGATCTTGTTGATCCGCTTGGCCAGGTCGTGCGGCGTCGACGGGTCGTCCTGGGTCGTGTACGCGATGCCGAAGCCGCCGCCGAGGTCCAGCTCGGGTAGCTCGACCCCGCGCGCGTCGCGGATCTGCGCCTGGAGGCTCAGCACCCGCCGGGCCGACACCTCGAAGCCGCTGGTGTCGAAGATCTGCGAGCCGATGTGCGAGTGCAGCCCGCGCAGCTCCAGCACGTCGTCGTCGAGGATCCGGAACGCGGCCTCGGCCGCCGCCCCGCCGGCCAGCGAGAAGCCGAACTTCTGGTCCTCGTGCGAGGTGGCGATGAACTCGTGCGTGTGTGCCTCGACCCCGACGGTGACCCGGAGCAGCACCCGGGGGCGGACCCCGCGCCGCCGGGCCAGCTCGGTCAGCCGGTCGATCTCGTCGAAGGAGTCGACGATGATCCGGCCGACCCCGGCGTCCAGGGCGCGGGACAGCTCGCTCACCGACTTGTTGTTGCCGTGGAAGCCGATCCGCTCGGCCGGCATCTCGGCGGCGAGCGCCACCGCCAGCTCACCGCCGGAGCAGACGTCGAGGAACAGTCCCTCCTCGGCGATGATCCGGACCACGGCCTTGCAGAGGAACGCCTTGCCCGCGTAGAAGATGTCGTCGTCGGGGAAGGCGGCCCGGAAGTCCCGGCAGCGCGACCGCAGGTCCTCCTCGTCGAGCACGTAGATCGGGGTGCCGAACCTCCTGGTCAGCTCCCCGATCCGCAGGTTGCCGACGGTCAGTTCGCCGTCCGCGTCGCGGGTGACGGTCCGCGGCCACAGTTGCGGCACGAGGGCGTTGACGTCCTCCGGCGTACGCAGCCACGCCGGTCCCCGACTGCCGAGGTCGCCGTGCAGCGCCCCCGCCTCATGAGCACGCATCGGTTACATCTTCTCCGGGGCCGAGACCCCCAGTAGTTCCAGTCCGTTGGCGATGACCGTACGGGTCGCGTCGACCAGCCACAGCCGGGCCCGGTGCAGGTCGGTGATCTCCTCGTCGCCCAGCGGCAGCACCCGACAGTTGTCGTAGAACCGGTGGAACGACTGCGCCACCTGCTCCTCCAGATAGCGGGCCACCCGGTGCGGTTCACGCAGCTCGGCCGCGGAGGCGAGTACGGCCGGGTACTCGGCCAGCGCCTTGAGCAGCTCGTTCTCCTTCTCGTGGTCAAGCAGCTCGGGGCGGAACGCGTCCGGCTCGCCCCGGGTCAGCCCGACCTCGGCAGCCTGCCGGCTGATCCCGGCCGTACGCGCGGCGACGTACTGAACGTAGAAGACCGGGTTGTCGCTCTTGGCCCGGGTCCAGAGCTCGACGTCGATGTCGATCTGGGAGTCGCTGGAGTAGCGGGCCAGCGCGTACCGGGCGGCGTCCACGCCGATCGCCTCGACCAGGTCCTCCAGGGTGACCACGGTGCCGGCCCGCTTGGACATCCGGACCGGCTGACCGTCCCGGACCAGGTTGACCAGCTGGCCGATCAGGATCTCCAGGGTCTGCTCCGGGTCGTCGCCGAAGCAGGCGGCCATCGCCTTCATCCGGCCGACGTAGCCGTGGTGGTCGGCCCCCAACATGATCACGACCCGGCCGAAGCCGCGCTCCCGCTTGTCCAGGTAGTAGGCGCAGTCGGCGGCGAAGTAGGTCCACTCGCCGTTGGATTTGCGCAGCACCCGGTCCTTGTCGTCACCGAAGTCGGTGGTCCGCAGCCAGGTGGCACCGTCCAGCTCGTAGGTGCGGCCCTGGTCGGTCAGCCGGACCAGGGCCAGGTCCAGCTCGCCCCGGTCGTGCAGGTCCTTCTCGTTGAAGTAGACGTCGAACCGGACCCCGAACTGGTCCAGCGAGGAGCGGATCTCGTCGAACATCAACGCGACCCCCTCGACCCGGAACACCTCCTGGGCAGCCTCGTCCGGCCGGTCCAGTACGTCCGGACGCAGCGCCCGGACCGCGTCGGCGATCTCGCCGATGTACTGCCCGCCGTAGCCGTCCTCGGGGGCCGGCTCACCCTTGGCTGCCGCCAACAGCGAGCGGGCGAACCGGTCGATCTGCGAGCCGGCGTCGTTGAAGTAGTACTCGGTGGTGACGTCGGCACCGGTGGCCCGGAGCAGGCGGCTGAGCGCGTCGCCGACGGCCGCCCAGCGGACCCCGCCGATGTGCACCGGGCCGGTCGGGTTGGCCGAGACGAACTCCAGGTTGATCCGCTCGCCGGCCAGGGCGTCGCCGCGGCCGTACTCCCGGCCCGCCTGGACCACGACGCGGGCGAGCTGCCCGGCGGCGGCGGCGTCGAGACGGATGTTGAGGAAGCCGGGTCCGGCGATCTCGACCGATTTGATGCCGACTGCCCGGCTCAGCTCCTCGGCCAGGCTGGCAGCCAGCTCGCGCGGCGGCAGCCCGACCCGCTTGGCGAGCTGCATGGCGAGCGTCGAGGCGTAGTCGCCGTGCTCGGGGTTGCGCGGTCGCTCCAGGGTCACCGACTCCGGCAGCAGGGACGGATCGAGCCCACGGGAAATGAAGACCGCCTGGGCGGCGGTACGGACGACCTCGGCGAGATTGGCGGGAGTCACCGAAACATGTTACCGGGGGTAGACTCGGTCACTCGGCGGACACCCTGCGCCTTTGTGACCCGCCACCCCCTGACCGACCGACCTGACGAGGCACCATGAGCATCAGCACCCAGGGTGGCGATCAAAGCCGTCCGTCCGTGGTCAGCACCGGTAAGAAGCCGGCGGCCGGTGGTAAGCCGGCGGCGGGTGGCAAGCCAGCGACCGGCACCGCCGGTGGCGCTCGCCCCGGCGGAGGAGGTCGGGGCGCGGCCGGTGGCGGCAAGGGCCCGCGCAAGCCGATCGCCCCGGTCAAGGTGAGCCAGGGCCGCAGTTGGGGCCCGATCGCCCTCTTCGTCGCGGTCGGCCTACTCGCCGTCGGGATCATCGGGTGGGGCGGATTCGCCGTCTTCCAGGGCGCCAAGCCCTGGCAGGACCAGGCGAAGGGCATCGACGAGCTCAAGGACTACCGGGATTCGCCGGACAAGTCGCTGACCGCCTCGGAGCACGCCTGGGGCCCGGTCAGCTACACCATCACCCCGCCCGTCGGCGGCAAGCACAACTTCAACTGGCAGAACTGCATGGGTGACGTCTACGACGCCCCGATCGCCAGTGAGCACGCGGTGCACAGCATGGAGCACGGCGCGGTCTGGGTGACGTACAAGTCGGGCCTCCCGGCCGACCAGGTCTCGGCGCTGGCCGAGAAGGTCCGCGGCAACGAGTACATGCTGATGAGCCCGGTCGACAACCTGGACAAGCCGATCTCCTTGCAGGCCTGGGGCTACCAGCTCAAGGTCGACAACGCGGACGACAGCCGGATCGACACGTTCATCCGGGCGCTGCGTAACAACGCCGGCATCGAGCAGGGCGCGAGCTGCTCCGGCGGCATCACCGCCACCGGCACCACCCCGCGCGACCTCGGCAAGGAAGGCACCACCGAGCAGTAGCGCCATCCGGTACGAGTAAGGACATCGATGGGTACAGCAACCCGCCCCGACGCGTCGGCTCCGGCCGGCGCGTCGGGCGCCGACGACCAGCGGCTCGGGGACCTCGACGATCTCGGGGACGACTTCGAGCGGGACGGCTCGGCGGGCGACGACGACGATTCCGGCACCTTCGACGACGGCTCGGCCACGGCTGAGGGCCACCGGCGGTTCGGCACCGCCTGGGTGGCGGTCGGGATCGTGGTCGGGCTGGTCCTCGGCGTCGCCGTCGGGTTGCTGATCCCGGGACTGACCCGGCCCGGCGAGACCTCGGCCGAGGCCGGGTTCGCCCGGGACATGTCGACCCACCACGCCCAGGCCGTCGAGATGGCCATGCTCGCGCACGAGAAGGCCACCGACCCGGACGTACGGACGCTCGGCGCGGACATCGCGCTGACCCAGCAGGCCCAGATCGGCATCATGCAGACCTGGCTGCGCGACTGGAAGCTCGGCCCGACCGGCACCCAGCGGCGGATGGCCTGGATGCCGGACGGCGGTGGCACGATCCGCGACGGCCTGATGCCCGGCATGGCGACCGACGCGGAGCGGGCCCAGTTGCGGGCGGCCACCGGCCGGGACTTCGACGTGATGTTCCTCCGGCTGATGCTCAACCACCACCTCGGCGGCATCCACATGGCCGAGGCGGCCCTGGATCTCTCCGACGACGAGCAGGTGCAGTCCCTGGCCGGGACCATGGTCGCCGGTCAGAAGAAGGAAATCACCGCAATCCAGGCATTGATCGACAAAGTAGACGCGAACTAGTCCACTCTAC is a window of Micromonospora sp. NBC_01699 DNA encoding:
- a CDS encoding SPFH domain-containing protein; this encodes MERVVFRMSGFLMVAVLVVLAAIAAVVLAASGSDQAIIATAVGYAVLAALAGTGFTIVNPNNAQVVQFFGRYVGTIREAGFHWTLPLTARTQVTLRVRNFETARLKVSDADGNPVEIAAVVVWRVVDAAKAVFAVDDHVEYVAVQAESAVRHLATSYPYEAHDSGRASLRDSAVVSEELTHELRERSEMAGVEVLESRTTHLAYAPEIAQAMLARQQASAIVGARFKIVEGAVGMVSLALDKLREEHVVDLDEERKAQMVANLLVVLCGDRAAQPVVNAGSLYS
- a CDS encoding MFS transporter is translated as MSSSPLRVLARNRDFRNLFCAELVVFGADWFVMVPLLVLLPQLTGSGVWGALVLAVDTGLTALMLPYSGMIADRIDRKKIMMVANLAALVAILLLLWVRSADTAWLALVAIGAVAVSKAFYSPAAQAALPNVLAPEDLAAGNAVAGAAWGTMAVVGASLGGLLSEVVGPYACFWIAAAALAGAAGLAGLIRRPLQAPRDHGEPAQRGWAALGEALRYISARPRLRALVTVKSAVGLGNGVLTVFPLLAGVYGVGALGAGLLFAARGAGAVAGPVLMRRVLTRRSWLLPGLALSMSGYGLAYLGVSLVNWFPLVLALVFVAHFAGGSNWVLSNFALQGEVPDRLRGRVFATDLMLATFAISISQLAVAAVVDHVDERVVLAGCGLVTVVYAIGWRIATRKLALTEPEPALDVEPKR
- a CDS encoding efflux RND transporter permease subunit, giving the protein MSLFARLSLANRGLVALIAVVITGFGVFAVPSLKQQLLPSLEFPAAFIVASYPGASPEIVEAQVTEPIENSIQGVAGLTKVTSTSREGATTVQVEYEFGSDLDGMVNKMETALNRISTQLPEGVDPLVFAGSTDDLPAVVLAASGGGDRQALADKLRATVVPEIEGIDGVRTVEVTGAPDQQVVITPDPAKLAGLGIAPTAIGTALQTNGVAIPAGTLVDGTQARTVQIGTRIGTIDDLRGIFVSPSTPGAPAVRLGDIATVEKQVAAATAFTRTNGKESLGIQVTASPDGNAVQISHEIRDRLADLGQASGADLTVVFDQAPYVEKSIESLTTEGLLGLVMAVLVILVFLLSVRSTLVTAVSIPLSVMVALIALWIGEYSLNLLTLGALTIAVGRVVDDSIVVLENIKRHLGYGEDKRGAIITGVREVSGAVTASTLTTVAVFAPIALVGGFVGQIFAPFAITVTVALLASLVVSLTVIPVLAYWFLKPAAGGAGEAAVRAAAEEKELRSPLQRAYLPVIDFATTRRWATVAIGLVVLFATFGLSTQLKTNFLDDSGQDTLSISQKLPVGSSLATTDAAAKQVEGILARTDGVETYQVTAGGGGNPWEGGGGGASASFSVALHEGTEAGPLRDSLRAEFDKLSNAGEITFGGGSQSTNQLAVIVQASDNTILAQATEQVRKLVADTPDVEDVETSLADSAPRIDVAVDRAKAAQFGLSEAAVGQLVGQAFRGSPLGQVSLDNDQQDVVLRFGASPATVDELKALPIGPAKLGDLAVVNEVAGPVSITRIDGERSVTVTGTATGANLGATSAELQKKLDALEVPGASFAIGGVSAEQADAFADLGLAVLAAIAIVFVIMVATFRSLIQPLILLVSIPFAATGAIGLLLVTGTPLGVPALIGVLMLVGIVVTNAIVLLDLINQYREQGLSVQDAVVEGARRRLRPILMTAIATIFALLPMALGLTGEGGFISQPLAVVVIGGLLSSTLLTLVLVPTLYTMVEGRRERRRERRNLAKGDAPSGSAPEPVLVGAGAPATGTAGNSTDAGRFGVDAAPRPSGALIDGTDQFEVLRLPKTRRSPLPPAE
- a CDS encoding MarR family transcriptional regulator; this encodes MQHVFASDRSNPLLSLHLTLPQLKILLLLAHSGSASGRELSGSVGVSLATMTGIVDRLVTQDLVVRGEDPRDRRVRRVELSPSGRKLMEGILTAGNARMQSLLSRLSVDELATVERATALLLDAAIAEHREAGSVAVPGDRPDPAREDRSTDR